The genomic interval GAACAGTTCTATTCGAGAATTACAGTCCGGCACTGATGAGTCATGCGGTTTTGGCATATGATCAGGACCTTGGCGGCAAGCAGACATTTCCGCTGTTTATTGTTCCCTCGATTATTATGGATGCCAGTCTGGAGCGGCTGGAAACGGTCCAGAAGCAGGTTTCGGGGAAGCTGCAGGAATTTACCAAGTATCGCTATGGATTGCCGGGGGTCGATGTTACCCTCTGGGTCGATGCCGACAAGCGGTTTTGCCTTGGGGATGTTCCGGCCCAGCATGCAGCTTATGTTCGCGACGGGTACGAACTTCTTATGGTCTCCGAGGAGGCCGATTCGCTTCTCTCTCAGCCAAAGTATGGGGTGGTTATCGATACTAATGTGTCGGTTCCGATGCGTGACGGGATCAAGCTTGCGACCGATATCTATCGGCCGGATACCGCGGGGCAGTTCCCGGTTATCCTGGTCCGGACCCCCTATAAGAAAGAGATGGATGAAATCAAGGCGATGTTTTTTGCCCGTCGGGGATATGTTTATGCCGTTCAGGACTGCCGCGGGAGGTTTTCCTCGCCCGGTGAATGGGTGCCTTTTTTTGACGAACCGAAAGACGGCTATGATGCCATCGAATGGCTGGCCGTACAGCCATGGTCGAACGGCAAAGTCGGCATGATCGGAGCTTCTTATCTCGGCTGGGTGCAGTGGTGGGCGGCCGGAGAAAATCCGCCGCACCTGACAACAATAATACCCAATGTGGCGCCGCCCGACCCATACTACAATATACCGTACGAGTACGGCGCCTTTTTTACTTTAGGCGCCATCTGGTGGGCCGACATTCTCGAGAGTGAGGCGACCGGGGATTTATCCGGCAGTATCATGAGCAAAATAAATAAGCGGGACTATGTCGCCCTGCTCAAGCATTTGCCGGTGGTGGAGCTGGATTCGGTGGTTCTCGAAAAAAAGAATAAGTACTGGCGCGACTGGATCGCTCACCCGGATCTTGACGAATACTGGAACCGGGTCTGTTTTCTCAACCGTCTGGAAAATGTAAATATACCGGTTTATCATCAATCGGGATGGTATGACGGCGATGGGATCGGCTCCAAATTGAATTATCTGACCATGAAGAAATTCGGTCATGCGAATCAAAAGCTTGTTCTTGGCCCGTGGGGGCATTCTGATGAAGCCACCCGGCGCGGACGGCATGATACCGATTTCGGCCCCAAAGCCATTGTCGATATGCAGCGGAGTTATCTACGCTGGATGGATCGCTGGCTGCTGGGAATCGACAATGGAATCGAGAAAGAACCTTTGGTTTCGGTGTTCGTGATGGGTTCCAATGACTGGCTGTACGGGAATACTTATCCTCTGCCGGAGACTGAATTCACCAGGTATTATCTGGCCAGCCGCGGTTCGGCCAACAGCTCGCTTGGTGACGGCTGGTTGAGCGCTGAGACCCCGGCGGATTCTGTCGCCGCAAGCGATCATTATACCTATGATCCGGCCGACCCGACACCCGATCCGAATGTATTTTTCGATTCTGATAATGACGGCGAAGAAAAAGCCGATTCAACTGAATCCGAGGCGATCGAGGTTGCGATAGCGAGAGCGCGGGCATACTATGCCAAAGTTGACAGTGAGCGTAAGGATATTCTGGTTTACGATACGCCGCCGATGGCCGAGCCGCTGACTTTTGTCGGCCCAATCGAAGCGGTCCTGTATGCGGCCTCATCGGCCAAAGATACCGACTGGTTTATGAAATTGAGTAAAATCGACAGCAGCGGCATGATCTTTCCGCTGACGCACGGTGTCATCCGGGCGCGGTACCATAACTCGATGACGAAACCGGAACTGCTCGAACCGGGAAAGATTTATGAATATCACCTCGACATGTGGCAGACCGGCCTGACCGTTATGCCGGGGGAGAAGCTGCGCGTGGAAGTGGCTTCGGCCTCATTCCCGATGTTTTCCCGCAATCTGAATACCGGCGGTCACAATGAAATGGAAACGGAGTTCATCGCGGCCGAGCAGACCATCTATCATGACAGGGAACACCCGTCACATATTATTCTGCCGGTCATAAAAAATCCCGGTTTCGGATCAAAATGAGGTCGATGAAGTAAGAGGAAGATATTTGTTGCCGGGCACAAATCATTGGCGTTAAATAAAATAATTGTTTTGCGTTTTAAAGATCGGCCGCCTATATTTAATTGATCGACTTTTTCATTAACAGGGAGTTGTTTATATGATTTTAAAATGCGTGACATGCGGAAATCTGGTGATGAGTCCGCCTCGGAAAATGGGAGACCGATGCGGCAAAAATGGTTGTTACGGATCATTGTCATTTCTTGCCAACACCCTTACGGTCGGCCCCAAGAAGTTGATGCTGCAATGTAAGAAATGCGGCAATGTCTATGCCGCCGGACCGACCAGGAAAATTTTCGACACCTGCAAGGTAAACGGATGCACCGGCAGGCTTGATCGGTACTGGAGGTAAGGCAGGAAAGATCCGGTAAAAGGTTCCCTGGGCGAAAGGGGGGAACACGATATCAAACATTATTGCGATCGATTAATCATGGATAATCAGCTTATAGCCCTGTCCATGCACGTTGACTATCTCGATGTTGCTGTCGCTTTTCAGGTATTTGCGGAGTTTTGATATAAAGACATCCATGCTTCTGCCGCTGAAATAACTTTCATCTCCCCAAATATTTTTAAGGGCAACCTGGCGTTTGAGAACCTGATTAATATTAAGGCACAGCAGCTTGAGAAGCTCGGACTCCTTGGAAGTCAGCTTGAATTCCGCGTCCGGGCCGGTCAATAATTGTGACCTGCTGTTGAATTTATAAAGGCCAATATCAAATTCAGATCGACCCGATGAAGCATTACCCCCGCTCGTTCTTTTCAACACCGCCTGGATTCGCAGTAACAACTCCTGCACGCTGAACGGCTTGGTTATATAATCATCACAGCCGATTTTGAATCCCTCAATCTTGTCTTCCTGAAGCGATTTGGCGGTCAGAAAAATAAGCGGGGTTTCATCGCCCGCCTCTCTGACGCGCCGGGCAAAAGAAAAGCCGTCCAGCTCCGGCATCATTATATCGACCAGGCACAAATCAAAGGATTTACCGCGGAACTCCCTTAATCCGTCATTGCCGTTCCGGCATAAGACAACCTCATAGCCGTTCATTTTAAGATGTTCGCTTATGACCAGACCCAGATTACGGTCATCTTCGAGAAGAAGGATTCTAGCGGGGGCCGGCTGTTCCATTACTCGGCTCCCTTATCAAGCGGGAAAAATATCTCGACGCGGGTTCCCTGGCCGTATTGGCTCTTCAGGGTAATCTTCCCCCGGTGAGCCTCGACCATCAGTTTGACATAACTCAAACCGAGGCCGAATCCCTTGACATCATGAATATTTCCGGTCGAAACGCGGTAGTACTTATTAAACACGAGCTTGAGGTCTTCATCTTTGATGCCAAGACCATTATCAATTATGCGGATATATATTCCTCCATCGGCATTGATGGTCGAAATCAATATTTCCGGATGATCCGGCGAGTATTTGTTGGCATTGTCCAGCAGGTTATAAATAATTCCGGAAATATGCACCCTGTCGCCGCTTATGAAAGGATCTTCGGCCTTAAGCTCACTGGTGATCCGCCCGTCCCGGCTTTCCACCTGGAGAGTGATGTGGGCGACCGCATCCGTGATAATTTCATGAACATCGATCCTGTCCAGTTTTAGCCGGAAATCGCCTTCCTCCAGCGCCGCCATTTGCAATATCTTGTCGGTTTGCCGGCGCATCCTGTTGTTCTCGTCAAGAATCATCCTGGAAAAGTTGTCCACCTTTTCCTTTTCAGAAACTATGTCGGCCCGCATGATGGCCTCGGCGGCCAGCGAAATAGTCGAAATCGGCGTCTTGAATTCATGCGTCATGTTGTTGACAAAATCGGTCATCAAGGCGGCGCCTCTTTTCTGCGCCAAAATAATCCGGATAGTATAAATGAAGCAGAAAATTATAATTCCCATCAGTAATGTTATCGTGGCCAATATCGGAATAACCTGCTGCCAGATGAATAACTTTCGGTCCGGGAAGAAAAGCAATAATTCGGTAACCGGGTTGAAAACATCATAGGGGAACAACCTGACCCGGAAATCGGATTCCAGTAATTGATCCCTGTATTCAGATGCGGCAATAAGCAGGGAATCTGTATTGCCGTACTTAATGCCGAAAAGGTAATCGAGAGCAATACCGGATTCGGCCAGAGCCGAGCCGATCAATGAATCAATCAGGGTGGAGTCGAGCCGTTCCTCGATCGGCACTGTTTCGGATTGATAGATGCGGTTGATGGCCCTTTCCAGAAGGTCGATCCGCCCGCCCTGCCCGGCCACAATCGGGCCGGCAGACGCCTTGTCGATGCTATCCGTGGATTCTTTAATATGCATGACCCGAAGAAAACGCCCACCGTTGCTGTCCGTCATGACGGTATCAGTTGTCACCAATGTATCGAACCTGTCGATCGTACGCAGGTCGCAATAGATCGAATCATCACTTTTAATATATTTGGCATGCAGGGTGTCCCTTGCGATCATCAGCATATGCGGCTCGAGGCTGTCGCAGAGCATCGAACCGCCGATACCGGCGGTGACCGTAACGCTGTCGCCGTTATCAGCAGTTCCGGAAAGCCCGATGACAATCTGAAGAGCATGCCGGGTCTCCATTCCTTCGGTCACCATTCCCAGCGCTCTGGCGACATTTTCATTGAATGCCTGCTCCTTGAGTCTTATGGAACTTTTGAGAAGCGAAGCCTGAAATATAACCAGGCCCGTCAGCGAGATTGTTATCAGGGTTATAATCAACCCGATTGTTTTTCCTGATAGTCTCATGGTTCAAATATACGCATTTTGATTAAAATCCGCACCCAATTTAACATTTCTTAACATTTGATAACATTAATTAACTAAGACAATAGAAACCGCTGCCTTTAATTCCAAGTAAGACATACTAGAAGAAACATTAACCAACGGAGGAAATTAAAATGTTCACCAACAGCACTACTAAACCACTAGTAATCAAGATCCTTCCACTGCTGCTTTTAGTTTTTTGCGCCCAAATTTCCGGGGCGCAGACGGTCCGGACGATGACCATGACCCTCGATGAGGACTCACCGGTTTTTATGCTCAAGGAAATCGGGGGCATTGTAACGGAGACAAATGACACGATCAAGGTCCAGATGGTCATGCCGCCGGATAATCGTTTAAAAGACTACAAGGAAGTCGATATCCAGGCCGGCGATATTATCAAAATGGCGAATGGCAAGAAAATCGAATCGGTCAAGGCGCTGGAAGAATTATATAATTCTTTGACCGTCGGCGAAGAGCTCAAGCTGGGATTGATTCGGGGCAAGGAGATGAAGATTGCCGCATTGGTCAAAGGCGACGAGAGCAAGATGCCCGGCAAAATGATGGTCATGACGGCAGGCGGACCCGGCGGCGATATATCGACAGGTCTTATGGATGCCGGTCTTCTATTGAAGGTAAGCGAGGGTAATCTGATTGTCGAGGATGTTATCGAGCAGATACAGATACCATTCGATGGTTCCGCTCCCGAAAGAGGCGATGTAATTCTTCAATTGAATAACCAGGCCATAGGCTCTTCGGAAAAATTGGATGAAGCCTATGGCGCGATAGAAATCGGGCAAAAAATCGAGCTGAAAATTCAAAGAGACGGCAAGGAACTGACCACGACCTTTGTCAAGCCTGAGGCAAGACCGCTTCAAAAGGCCGTCATGAAAAAAGGTGAATGATGACCTCCGATAATTTATTCCGAACTTTAATACTGGTTCTGATTTTTTCGATTATCAGTCCGGTTGCTTCTGCACAAACATATAATGCCTTCAACCAGCGTGATGATCAGTACCGATTGCTTGGACTCAAACGAGCCAAAGAGGCCTATGATGTGGCCCGGTCGGAATATGAAAGACAAAAATCACTCTTCGAAAAAGAGCTGATAACGCAGGTTGAACTTGACAGGGCAAGGGGTGTTTTTGTCGATTCCGAAGTGAATTACCAGCAGTCGCTTCTGGCAGTTCTGTTCGAGGAGCAGTACATCTCGGTGCAGTCGGCTGTCAAATATCATGACGCCGATGGTTCGAGGCGGGTCAGTCTGACTCTGGCCAATACTTCCGGAGGTTCCGAGGAGTTCCGGAAGTTGATTAATATAGAAGATAAGCTGTTTCGGGCGCTTCAGCCTGATGTGATTCACAATGTCTATGTCTCGCTTATGAATGATGGCAATGCTATTATCGGTCAACCCTATGAAATTAAATTAAATGAGCTTCATTATGGAGCGCCCCAGAAGGTCGATTTTGCCCTGCTGCAGGATCTGGATGCCGTGACGGTATTTATGATCTACGGCAACGGCAGCCAGCGAAGCATGAAGATATTTCTCCAGAAGGATGCTTCGGTCAACCGGGTGGCGGTGCAGTCGGAGCAGTTTTCCCAGGAAGTCGAACTGGGTAGTTCGGCGTACTATGATCTCACCCTCGAACTTTTCAGCGGTACCAATAATACTTTCACGCTGGAAGCCGTTAATCTTCCGGAGCAGATCAGCCGTTATTTCAAGAACGAGACCGGCCAGGTTCGCCTGCGCCAGGTTAAATTTACGGAATCCGGGCGCACCAAAAAGGCCATTCTGCAAATCACCCTGCCGGATCGGGCCTCCGACAAGGTCTCAATGGACGAATCGATTCCGTTCTACGTTCTGGCTCTTCCCGATGATAAATTGCAGGATATCGATGAGGTGGCTTCCCGGATTTGGACCGAGGACGAGCTGAAAGCCCTGGATGTGGGCTATGTCCGGCTTGAGTTGATACCCCGCGGCAAGGGTGAATTGAATGTCAGAGCGCCGCAGTTGTACCATACCATCCTGCCCGATGAAAGCGCCGAAATGACCATTGAACTTGTCAACGAAGGCAGCCGCCGGCTGGATCATCTCGAAATCAAGGCCGATCCGCCGCTGAACTGGACCAAGGAAATTATTCCGTCAATGATACCTTCACTGGATATCGGCGAAGAGGCGAAGATAAAATTGAAATTTACTCCTCCTGATGATATCGCGGTGGGTAAGTATGAAGTCAGAATCCAGACATCGGCGCTGTCCAATGGCCAGCCGATTAACGGTACCGACAAGATCGCCACAATCGAAATTCGTGCCCGGGCCAATATTATCGGAACCGCCCTGATAGTGATATTCATTCTGGCGATCGTCGGCGGTGTGGTCACCTATGGCGTTCGACTGTCACGACGATAAGCTTGAAAGGAAAATATATGAAAGATCAGAATTCAAATAATGTTCCGGCTTTGGAAGCGATAAATCTTACCAAGCAGTACGAAGACGGCGTCATGGCGCTGGACCGGGTCTCGTTCAATGTCAAGCCGGGAGAGATTTTCGTCCTTCTTGGCGGGAACGGCGCCGGCAAGACAACGACCATAAATCTGTTTCTCAATTTTATCGAGCCGACTTCCGGAGAGGCCTTTATTAACGGGTTTGTAACGCATCGGGAGCCGCTGAAGGCGAAAGAGAATGTCGCCTTTGTTTCCGAAAATGTGATGCTGTATTCGAATTTTACGGCGATGCAGAACCTTGAATTCTTTTCCAGGATCGGAGGAAAAAAGCAGTACACTCGCTCGGACTTTCATGATGTTTTGTTTCGGGTCGGGCTGGCCGAAGAATTTCATTATAAAAAGCTGAAGGGTTTTTCCAAGGGCATGCGTCAGAAATGCGGCATTGCCATCGCCATTCTGAAAGATGCACCGGCGATTCTTCTTGACGAACCAACCTCGGGTCTTGATCCCAAAGCGGGGCGCGAGTTTATCGAATTGCTGAAATCACTCAAAGATGAAAATAAAGCCATTCTGATGTCGACCCATGACATTTTTCGGGCGAAAGAGGTCGCCGATGTCGTGGCTATTATGGATCGCGGCCGAATAATAATGCAGGAATCGGCCGGTGATATTGTCAATAAAGATCTGGAACAGCTTTACATGCAATATATGAGCGGGATGAATGCAACTCGGCAGGAGCACGGAGGTGTCGATGTTACGCATATTAATTGAAAAGGAGATTCGGGATTTGACCGGATCAGCCAAATTCGTTATTATGTTCGGCGTCTGCGCCCTGCTTATCATTGCAACCTTCTATGTCGGAGCAGTCAGGCATAAGTTGAGTCTGGCGCAATATGATGCATCGAGGACCGAACAGGCGCGGGCGCTGGAGGGTGTCACCGACTGGATGGATGTCAATGATGTCCGTGTCTTTCTGCCGCCTGAACCACTGGCCGCCCTTGTATCCGGCGTATCGAATGACATCGAGCGAACCGCCGTCATATCGGGAAGGGGCGATATCCCGACCGAAGACAGCCGCTTCAATGAGGATCCGATCTATGCGATTTTCCGATTTATCGATCTCGAATTTATTTTCGCTGTGATCCTGTCGCTATTCGCTATACTTCTCGGCTATGACGCCATCAGCGGAGAAAAAGAACGGGGGACATTGCGGCTGACCTTTGCCAATGCTGTTCCCAAGAGAACATATATTATGGCCAAGCTGCTTGGGTCATATCTGACTCTGACGACTTCGATAGTTATCGCGATACTGGTCGGCGTGCTTTTGTTTCTGATTCTCGGCATGAGTCTTTCCGCGATGGAGTGGCTCCGATTATTTTTGATTGTCCTGGCCGGCCTTCTGTTTTTCGGCGTCTTTCTGTCGCTTTCGATTTTTGTCTCGGCCCTGACTCATCGTTCTTCCAGTTCATTCCTGATTTTGCTCGTCATCTGGGTGATGTTTGTCCACATCGTACCGCGGGCCTCGGTGCTGCTGGCGGCGCGATCGGTCGATGTCCCGTCGGTCGATGAAATCGCTTACCAGAAATCGAGTCTGGCAATCCAGCTGGGCGAGGAATTCCGCGAAAGCATGCGCAACATTGAGATCCCGGCCACGTCCAACCCCAATGAAGATCCCATGATGAAATTCAATGAATACATGGATTCATTGACCAATATCCGCGAATCCAAACTCAATGCTTTATCTTCACGCCTGAGGGAAGAGCGGAATAATCTGCAAAGGGTTCAGGAGAGTCTGGCTTTCACCCTGGCTCGCTTGTCGCCGGTAACATTGTTCTCCTTTGCAACATCGTACCTGGCGGGAACATCAATATACTTGAAGGATAAGTTTGATGATGAGGCGCTCGCCTATCAGGCCGAATATGGAAGATTCATAAAAGAGAAGACCGGGCTCAATCCCGGCGGGATGCTGAAAATACGCGCCTCGAAATCATGCAGCGGCGGCGGCGGCGAAGAGGACGAGCAGCCAAAACAGATAGATGCCACCGAACTGCCCGCCTTTACATTCTCGAATGATGATTTCAAGAGTTCATTCGAATCAGCCGTTGTTGACCTTGGGTTACTGGGCATCCTTAACCTGTTTCTGTTTGCGGGATCGTTTCTGGCCTTTGTCCGCTATGATGTCAGATAGAATATAACGACGGAGTAAAAATATGCTGAAAGTTTTGATTAATAAAGAACTGCGGGCGATCATTTCGAGTCCCAAATTCGTGGGTGCGTTTGTGGTCTGCTCGATTCTGATACTGCTTTCGATTTATACCGGAATTAAAGAATATCGGGTGATGTCGGCCCGGTATGATGCCGCGGCCCTGATGGTCGACCAGGAAGTAAGGCAGGAAACGTCATGGGGTAGGATGTCGACGACCGTTTATCGCAAACCGGACCCGATGCAGATTTTCGTGGCGGGTCTCGATTATGATATCGGGCGGTGGTCCGCGGTATCGAACCGCGGAAGCGCCAAGCTTAAGAACAGCGCCTATTCCGATGACCCGATTTATTCGGTCTTTCGTTTTCTCGATTTTTCATTCATCACCCAGTTTATTCTGACGCTGTTCGCCATCTTGTTTACATATAATGCGGTTAACGGCGAGCGCGAAGACGGCACCTTGAAATTGATAATGTCGAATGCCGTTTCACGCGCCAATTTTCTGATGGGCAAGTGCTTCGGGGCATGGCTGGGACTGGTGGTTCCGATCAGCATCCCGATCCTTCTCGGGTTCCTCCTTATAATGTTGTTCAATGTCCCGCTGTCGGCCGATCACTGGATGAAAATTATATTTTTCATGGGTCTGTCGCTGGGGTTGTTCACGTTCTTCATTGTCCTGGGAGTGTTGATATCCTCGATCACAAAAGCCTCATCGATATCATTTCTGATCAGCCTGGTGGTCTGGGTTCTTGCCGTCATGATTATACCAAGGGTGGGAGTGCTGGCGGCCGGGAGCATGGTCTATGTTCCGCGGGTAGCGGAAATCGAGGGCCAGTTGACCGGATTTGCCCAGAGCAAGTGGGATGAATTCATGCGCGGCACCGAAGAGAGGTGGAACAAGTACAACCAGACCGGGAATGGCGTGGAACTGGATGAGGAGAAAATGTGGGAAATCATGCAGTATGAAGATTCCCTGCACCGCGAGATAGAGGCGGAAATCATGCAGCATGAACTAAGGCTCCGCGAGGATCTTCGGCAGCGGAAAATTCGTCAGGAGCAACTGGCTTTTTCGCTGTCGCGGATTTCGCCGGTGGCCGCTTACCAGCTGGGGGCAATGTCGCTGGCCGGGACCGATGTCGAGATCAAGAATCGCTACGAAGAGGCGATCAACAATTATCGAAACGAGTTTTATAAATTCGTTCAGCAGAAGCAGGATGAAACGGGGGATAACGGCAAGGTGATGCTGGCTTTTACAATAAGCGATGACGGCAGTCAAAGCATGACCATGAGCGGTGACCGCACCAAGGAGAATCTGGATATCAGCGGCCTGCCGCGGTTTGCGGTCCCGGGGGTGGTGTTCGCCGAGGCAATATCGCCGGCCCTGGTTGATTTCGGCATAATAATATTTTATATCCTCTTGGCCTTCGCCGGCGCCTTCGTGATGTTTTTAAGATACGATGTAAGGTA from candidate division Zixibacteria bacterium HGW-Zixibacteria-1 carries:
- a CDS encoding DNA-binding response regulator, which translates into the protein MEQPAPARILLLEDDRNLGLVISEHLKMNGYEVVLCRNGNDGLREFRGKSFDLCLVDIMMPELDGFSFARRVREAGDETPLIFLTAKSLQEDKIEGFKIGCDDYITKPFSVQELLLRIQAVLKRTSGGNASSGRSEFDIGLYKFNSRSQLLTGPDAEFKLTSKESELLKLLCLNINQVLKRQVALKNIWGDESYFSGRSMDVFISKLRKYLKSDSNIEIVNVHGQGYKLIIHD
- a CDS encoding ABC transporter ATP-binding protein, translated to MKDQNSNNVPALEAINLTKQYEDGVMALDRVSFNVKPGEIFVLLGGNGAGKTTTINLFLNFIEPTSGEAFINGFVTHREPLKAKENVAFVSENVMLYSNFTAMQNLEFFSRIGGKKQYTRSDFHDVLFRVGLAEEFHYKKLKGFSKGMRQKCGIAIAILKDAPAILLDEPTSGLDPKAGREFIELLKSLKDENKAILMSTHDIFRAKEVADVVAIMDRGRIIMQESAGDIVNKDLEQLYMQYMSGMNATRQEHGGVDVTHIN